A genome region from Nocardioides cynanchi includes the following:
- a CDS encoding dynamin family protein, which yields MTEPTRPGSAHTGAQTSGTEMVTALVRLRSVLQEAVLPLELPGVEASRSARAEMVDQLEDYVIPRVVTLDAPLLAVVGGSTGAGKSTLVNSLVGTRVTESGVLRPTTRSPVLVHNPADAHWFGPGRLLPELERVSRPTVDPRALQLVPLDVVPQGLAILDAPDIDSVEESNRHLAAELLAAADLWIFVTSAARYADQVPWDFLRQAAERSAAVAIVLDRTPADAVETVATHLARMLAARGLKDSPLFTVNETTLNEQGLLPPRQVAEIRRWLSQLGADADARAAMVKQTLDGAIRGLARRAHTVADACLEQAEVAERLRVGAEAAYDEEVRRIIDATADGTLLRGEVLVRWQEFVGTGELLRSLEQRVGRLRDRMVNAVKGKPQQAERVSVAVESSLETLILEHAEAAAERAEASWQTLAPGQELLSDVGEDLGRASRGLRRKAERAVREWQQDVLDMVRTEGADKRTTARFLAYGLNGLSVSLMVVVFAQTAGLTGAEVGIAGGGAVLGQKLLEAVFGDQAVRRLSDRARRKLEVRVRALLDDERARYLDLLGSLGLEPGAADRVRAAARKVDDLRFAASDGPATHSH from the coding sequence ATGACGGAGCCGACCCGACCGGGCAGCGCCCACACGGGCGCCCAGACGAGCGGGACCGAGATGGTCACCGCCCTGGTGCGCCTGCGCTCGGTGCTGCAGGAGGCCGTGCTGCCCCTGGAGCTGCCGGGCGTCGAGGCGAGCCGCTCCGCCCGCGCCGAGATGGTCGACCAACTCGAGGACTACGTCATCCCGCGGGTGGTCACGCTCGACGCCCCGCTGCTGGCCGTGGTCGGCGGCTCGACCGGCGCCGGCAAGTCGACGTTGGTCAACTCGCTGGTCGGCACCCGCGTGACCGAGTCCGGCGTCCTGCGCCCGACGACCCGCTCGCCGGTGCTGGTGCACAACCCCGCGGACGCGCACTGGTTCGGTCCGGGCCGACTGCTGCCCGAGCTGGAGCGGGTCAGCCGGCCGACGGTGGACCCGCGGGCCCTGCAGCTGGTGCCGCTGGACGTCGTACCCCAGGGACTGGCGATCCTCGACGCTCCCGACATCGACTCCGTCGAGGAGAGCAACCGCCACCTCGCCGCCGAGCTCCTGGCGGCCGCGGACCTGTGGATCTTCGTCACCTCCGCCGCGAGGTACGCCGACCAGGTGCCGTGGGACTTCCTGCGCCAGGCCGCCGAGCGCTCGGCCGCGGTCGCGATCGTGCTCGACCGGACGCCCGCGGACGCCGTCGAGACCGTGGCCACCCACCTGGCCCGGATGCTGGCAGCCCGCGGGCTGAAGGACTCGCCGCTGTTCACCGTCAACGAGACGACGCTGAACGAGCAGGGGCTGCTGCCGCCGCGCCAGGTGGCGGAGATCCGGCGCTGGCTCTCGCAGCTCGGCGCCGACGCGGACGCGCGGGCGGCCATGGTCAAGCAGACCCTCGACGGTGCCATCCGGGGCCTGGCTCGCCGGGCCCACACCGTGGCGGACGCCTGTCTGGAGCAGGCGGAGGTCGCCGAGCGGCTGCGCGTGGGCGCCGAGGCGGCGTACGACGAGGAGGTCCGCCGGATCATCGACGCCACCGCCGACGGCACGCTCCTGCGCGGTGAGGTGCTGGTGCGGTGGCAGGAGTTCGTCGGCACCGGCGAGCTGCTCCGGTCCCTGGAGCAGCGGGTCGGCCGGCTCCGCGACCGGATGGTCAACGCCGTCAAGGGCAAGCCGCAGCAGGCCGAGCGGGTCAGCGTGGCGGTCGAGTCCAGCCTCGAGACGCTGATCCTCGAGCATGCGGAGGCTGCGGCCGAGCGCGCCGAGGCCTCCTGGCAGACGCTGGCACCGGGTCAGGAGCTGTTGTCCGACGTCGGCGAGGACCTCGGGCGAGCCTCGCGCGGGCTGCGCCGCAAGGCCGAGCGCGCCGTCCGCGAGTGGCAGCAGGACGTGCTCGACATGGTGCGCACCGAGGGTGCCGACAAGCGCACGACCGCGCGGTTCCTGGCATACGGCCTGAACGGGCTGTCGGTCTCCCTGATGGTGGTGGTCTTCGCCCAGACCGCGGGGCTCACCGGTGCGGAGGTCGGCATCGCCGGAGGCGGCGCGGTGCTCGGCCAGAAGCTGCTCGAGGCCGTGTTCGGCGACCAGGCGGTCCGGCGCCTGTCCGACCGGGCCCGACGCAAGCTCGAGGTACGGGTCCGGGCCCTGCTCGACGACGAGCGGGCCCGCTACCTCGACCTGCTCGGCAGCCTCGGCCTCGAGCCGGGCGCGGCCGACCGGGTGCGCGCCGCCGCGCGGAAGGTCGACGACCTCCGGTTCGCCGCCAGCGATGGGCCCGCGACCCACTCGCACTAG
- a CDS encoding GTPase, translated as MSRGSDLGDRIDGLGRATAAARGRLPDPVVDEAEATVGRATHRLGLTADHTVVALAGATGSGKSSTFNALAGVELSSVGVRRPTTSWATACVWGKAGADELLEWLGIAPRHQVMRDSLLDLGKEDSALQGVVLLDLPDHDSTEVSHHLEVNRLIELTDLMVWVLDPQKYADAAVHDRYLAPFASHKDVMLVVLNHIDEVPEDRRQAMLDDVRRLVDADGLDGVPVLATSARTGEGIDALRSEIQRRVKAKSVTRSRIQADLKDAATRLQEASGTSTHPALSKERIAALEDAFADAAGVPTVVAAVESATRLRAGRATGWPVTSWISRLRPDPLRRLHLDLGEAGKEFTRRGRTSVPAATSVQRARVDSEVRAVADEVSAPLARPWADAVRRASVSRLPDLNDRLDSALAGTELDADRIPVWAGAVRLLQWVLLLAALVGLGWLGVLAGDQYLSGSNPSAPEVGGFLLPTALLLGGVILGVLLALACRLLVSATARSRARTADRRLREAISRVADELVVAPVRGELAAYDTVREGLAGALK; from the coding sequence GTGTCTCGTGGCTCGGATCTGGGAGACCGGATCGACGGGCTCGGACGGGCGACGGCGGCCGCCCGCGGTCGCCTCCCCGACCCCGTGGTCGACGAGGCCGAGGCCACGGTCGGCCGGGCCACCCACCGGCTCGGGCTGACCGCCGACCACACCGTGGTGGCGCTCGCCGGGGCCACGGGCTCCGGGAAGTCGTCGACCTTCAACGCGCTCGCGGGGGTCGAGCTCTCCTCGGTGGGCGTACGCCGGCCCACGACCTCGTGGGCGACCGCCTGCGTCTGGGGCAAGGCCGGTGCCGACGAGCTGCTCGAGTGGCTCGGCATCGCGCCGCGCCACCAGGTCATGCGCGACTCCCTGCTCGACCTCGGCAAGGAGGACAGCGCGCTCCAGGGCGTCGTACTCCTCGACCTGCCCGACCACGACTCGACCGAGGTGTCCCACCACCTCGAGGTCAACCGGCTGATCGAGCTGACCGACCTGATGGTGTGGGTCCTCGACCCGCAGAAGTACGCCGACGCCGCCGTCCACGACCGCTATCTCGCCCCGTTCGCGTCCCACAAGGACGTCATGCTGGTGGTCCTCAACCACATCGACGAGGTGCCCGAGGACCGGCGACAGGCGATGCTGGACGACGTACGCCGGCTGGTGGACGCAGACGGCCTGGACGGCGTACCCGTGCTGGCCACCAGCGCCCGCACCGGCGAGGGGATCGACGCCCTCCGGAGCGAGATCCAGCGGCGGGTGAAGGCCAAGAGCGTGACCCGGTCCCGGATCCAGGCCGACCTCAAGGACGCGGCGACCCGCCTACAGGAGGCCAGTGGGACGAGCACCCACCCGGCCCTGTCCAAGGAGCGGATCGCCGCCCTCGAGGACGCCTTCGCCGACGCCGCCGGGGTGCCGACGGTGGTGGCGGCGGTCGAGTCGGCGACCCGGCTCCGGGCCGGCCGCGCCACCGGGTGGCCCGTGACGTCGTGGATCTCGCGGCTGCGCCCTGACCCGCTCCGGAGGCTCCACCTCGACCTCGGCGAGGCCGGCAAGGAGTTCACGCGGCGCGGGCGGACGTCGGTTCCGGCAGCCACATCGGTGCAACGGGCCAGGGTCGACAGCGAGGTGCGAGCCGTGGCCGACGAGGTCTCGGCGCCCCTGGCCCGACCGTGGGCCGATGCGGTCCGCCGGGCCTCGGTCTCGCGGCTGCCCGATCTCAACGACCGCCTCGACTCCGCGCTCGCGGGCACGGAGCTGGACGCCGACCGGATCCCGGTCTGGGCCGGCGCCGTCCGGTTGCTCCAGTGGGTGCTCCTCCTGGCCGCCCTGGTCGGCCTCGGCTGGCTGGGGGTGCTCGCGGGCGATCAGTACCTGAGCGGCTCGAACCCCTCGGCCCCGGAGGTCGGTGGCTTCCTGCTGCCCACAGCGCTCCTGCTCGGCGGTGTGATCCTCGGGGTCCTCCTGGCCCTGGCCTGCCGGCTGCTGGTCTCGGCCACCGCGCGCTCCCGTGCCCGCACCGCGGACCGGCGACTCCGTGAGGCGATCTCACGGGTCGCGGACGAGCTCGTGGTGGCCCCGGTGCGCGGTGAGCTGGCGGCGTACGACACGGTGCGCGAGGGGCTGGCCGGGGCGCTCAAGTAG
- a CDS encoding PrsW family intramembrane metalloprotease, which translates to MGRATRDGAVFTVVVTASVLVCAVPVTVVVGLSGAPRGTALAALLAAVPVGPLVACFLWLDRYEPEPRRLLAGGLVWGVFVATAIALLLEGVGGFVGGLSDKRMLELSAPLAEEASKGLFLLLLLWWRRAELDGVLDGIVYAGMVGVGFAFTENILYLASAYDGSPDLGPGGVHALTGTFVLRCLASPFAHPLFTACTGVGVGIAVSSRRRAVRIGAPVAGYACAVIAHAAWNTATVYGPGNFVTVYLILMAPVFLLAVALATWVRQTEGRMLAGALADAARRGLLPATDIGWVVDLAARRTSRAYARETGGADAERAMRDYQQAVVELGFLHSRYLRGVPPPDFADRGRGYVARISEIRPSIAFPGQVVPIR; encoded by the coding sequence GTCCCGGTGACCGTGGTCGTGGGCCTGTCCGGGGCTCCGCGCGGCACCGCGCTCGCGGCGCTCCTGGCCGCCGTACCGGTCGGGCCGCTGGTCGCCTGCTTCCTCTGGCTGGACCGCTACGAGCCCGAGCCGCGCCGGCTGCTGGCCGGCGGCCTGGTGTGGGGCGTCTTCGTGGCCACGGCGATCGCGCTGCTCCTCGAAGGTGTCGGCGGCTTCGTCGGCGGGCTCTCCGACAAGCGGATGCTCGAGCTCAGCGCGCCCCTGGCCGAGGAGGCGAGCAAGGGTCTCTTCCTGCTGCTCCTGCTGTGGTGGCGTCGCGCGGAGCTCGACGGCGTGCTCGACGGCATCGTGTACGCCGGGATGGTCGGGGTCGGCTTCGCCTTCACCGAGAACATCCTCTACCTGGCCAGTGCGTACGACGGCTCCCCGGACCTGGGCCCCGGCGGGGTCCACGCCCTGACCGGCACCTTCGTCCTGCGCTGCCTGGCCAGCCCGTTCGCGCACCCGCTCTTCACGGCGTGCACCGGGGTCGGTGTCGGGATCGCGGTGAGCTCCCGCCGCCGGGCCGTGCGCATTGGTGCGCCGGTTGCGGGGTACGCCTGCGCCGTGATCGCCCACGCCGCCTGGAACACCGCCACCGTCTACGGTCCGGGCAACTTCGTGACGGTCTACCTGATCCTGATGGCGCCCGTCTTCCTGCTGGCGGTGGCGCTGGCCACCTGGGTCCGGCAGACCGAGGGCCGGATGCTCGCCGGCGCCCTGGCCGACGCCGCACGGCGGGGGCTGCTTCCGGCGACCGACATCGGGTGGGTCGTCGACCTCGCGGCCCGGAGGACGAGCCGGGCGTATGCTCGGGAGACCGGGGGAGCCGACGCCGAGCGCGCCATGCGCGACTACCAGCAGGCGGTGGTCGAGCTCGGCTTCCTGCACAGCCGCTACCTGCGCGGCGTACCACCCCCGGACTTCGCTGATCGTGGACGTGGATACGTTGCGCGCATCAGTGAGATCCGGCCCTCGATCGCGTTCCCGGGACAGGTGGTACCCATCCGATGA